A part of Neodiprion pinetum isolate iyNeoPine1 chromosome 4, iyNeoPine1.2, whole genome shotgun sequence genomic DNA contains:
- the Tsp5D gene encoding tetraspanin-9, giving the protein MGRTGYTCIRHVFCSLNVLIWLCACGILGAGIWLRLAYSGYATLVPQYSFASADSILLAAGCVTFVVAFFGCCGAWFQSRCMLITYFSLVILMFLAEFMMGTLAFVFREHLSKSFKDELQFGIEKHYNASTEPGTLPVVWDHIHTEFHCCGVRDYTDWFRISAWPLEDRVPDSCCIKRTRYCGELDTEGKNKESWYKEGCASAIQMWLVTRLHVVGTVGLVVAFLQLFGLVASMILFCTVRHKRSSHTYKSYDTAT; this is encoded by the exons CTTTGCGCCTGTGGCATCCTAGGCGCAGGTATTTGGCTCAGACTGGCCTACTCTGGATACGCAACGCTCGTCCCTCAGTACAGTTTCGCATCTGCCGATTCCATCCTGCTCGCCGCTGGTTGTGTCACCTTTGTGGTTGCCTTTTTCGGATGCTGCGGAGCATGGTTCCAGTCGAGATGCATGCTCATCACC TATTTCAGCTTGGTTATCTTGATGTTCCTCGCGGAGTTCATGATGGGGACATTGGCCTTCGTATTTCGTGAACATTTAAGCAAAAGCTTCAAAGACGAGCTGCAATTCGGTATAGAGAAACACTACAACGCCTCTACAGAGCCGGGAACTCTTCCTGTTGTCTGGGATCACATTCATACTGAG TTTCACTGTTGCGGCGTGAGGGATTACACGGATTGGTTTCGAATAAGCGCTTGGCCCCTGGAGGACCGGGTCCCAGACTCTTGCTGCATAAAGAGGACCCGATACTGCGGGGAGTTGGACACGGagggaaaaaataaggaaTCCTGGTACAAAGAGGGCTGCGCATCGGCGATTCAGATGTGGCTTGTAACGCGTCTTCACGTGGTAGGAACGGTCGGTCTGGTCGTTGCATTTCTGCAATTATTCGGCCTGGTCGCCAGCATGATACTGTTTTGCACGGTGAGACATAAGAGATCTTCGCACACCTACAAGAGCTACGACACAGCGACCTAG